In one window of Pseudomonas sp. IAC-BECa141 DNA:
- a CDS encoding nucleotidyltransferase family protein: MSRTIGVIVLAAGEGSRFREVAGADKDKLLADCTGRDGAVRSVIEQVLVNLPASLDQRVLVTTEARPQAMRMAQAYGCDIVSIESTGMGDSIAAGVAACPDADGWLIVLGDMPFILPSSIERVVAAIAEDAVSVPTFNGDYGHPVGFGRSFAAGLMALSGDRGARPLFAQGRVVEVAVDDPGVLWDIDVPDALVFPPS; this comes from the coding sequence ATGAGCCGAACCATAGGAGTGATTGTGCTGGCGGCGGGCGAGGGTAGCCGTTTTCGCGAAGTGGCGGGCGCAGACAAGGACAAGCTGCTGGCCGATTGCACCGGGCGCGATGGCGCGGTGCGTTCGGTGATCGAGCAGGTGTTGGTGAACCTGCCGGCGAGTCTCGATCAGCGAGTGCTGGTGACGACCGAGGCGCGCCCACAGGCAATGCGCATGGCGCAGGCTTATGGGTGTGACATTGTCTCGATCGAGTCCACCGGGATGGGTGACAGCATTGCGGCGGGCGTGGCGGCTTGCCCGGATGCCGATGGCTGGCTGATTGTCCTGGGGGATATGCCGTTCATCCTGCCGTCGAGTATTGAACGTGTCGTGGCGGCCATTGCCGAGGATGCGGTCAGCGTGCCGACGTTCAATGGTGACTATGGGCATCCGGTCGGGTTTGGTCGCTCGTTTGCAGCGGGGCTGATGGCCTTGTCCGGTGACCGGGGCGCGCGACCGTTGTTTGCCCAAGGGCGGGTGGTTGAAGTCGCGGTGGATGATCCGGGCGTGTTGTGGGATATCGACGTGCCGGATGCGCTGGTTTTCCCGCCGTCCTGA
- the rpmF gene encoding 50S ribosomal protein L32, protein MAVQQNKKSRSARDMRRSHDALEASTLSVEKTTGEVHLRHHVSPEGVYRGRKVIDKGADE, encoded by the coding sequence ATGGCTGTTCAGCAGAACAAAAAATCCCGCTCTGCCCGTGACATGCGCCGTTCGCACGACGCTCTCGAGGCTAGCACTCTGTCTGTAGAAAAAACCACTGGTGAAGTTCACCTGCGTCACCACGTATCGCCAGAAGGCGTATACCGTGGCCGTAAAGTGATCGACAAGGGCGCTGACGAGTAA
- a CDS encoding YceD family protein, whose product MLNDPIPPHVDPRKLADRGTTLQGELLLADLKRLCDPLSDDVGTVQAKFVFERDERKSVVIHSFIDTEVKMVCQRCLELVTLPIHSECSYAVVKEGANTQSLPKGYDVLELGEDPLDLQSLIEEELLLALPIVPAHHPEECQQPAGADEPEPSEDEVTRSNPFSVLAQLKRDPNV is encoded by the coding sequence ATGTTGAATGACCCGATTCCACCTCACGTTGACCCGCGCAAATTGGCTGACCGTGGCACCACCCTTCAAGGTGAACTGCTGCTGGCCGATTTGAAGAGACTCTGCGACCCGCTTTCCGACGATGTCGGTACGGTGCAGGCAAAATTCGTTTTTGAACGAGATGAACGTAAATCTGTGGTGATCCACAGCTTTATCGACACCGAAGTCAAAATGGTTTGCCAGCGTTGTCTTGAGCTGGTCACCCTGCCGATCCACAGCGAATGCAGTTACGCTGTAGTGAAGGAGGGTGCGAATACCCAGTCGTTACCGAAAGGTTATGACGTGCTGGAACTGGGCGAAGATCCATTGGATCTGCAGTCACTGATCGAGGAGGAGCTTCTGCTCGCCTTGCCCATTGTGCCTGCTCATCATCCGGAAGAATGCCAGCAGCCGGCGGGAGCAGATGAGCCCGAACCGAGCGAGGACGAGGTAACGCGGTCCAACCCGTTCAGTGTATTGGCGCAGTTAAAGCGTGACCCAAACGTTTAG
- a CDS encoding Maf family protein, whose translation MLPLLLASSSTYRRELLSRLHLPFVCSSPDIDESRRPDESALELVKRLAEQKARALAASHPTHLIIGSDQVAVLGERIIGKPHTFEKAREQLMAASGASVTFLTGLALLNSQTGHCQVDCVPFTVHMRVLDQARVERYLHAEQPYDCAGSFKAEGLGVSLFQSTEGPDATSLIGLPLIRLIDMLLAEGVQIP comes from the coding sequence ATGCTGCCTTTATTACTCGCTTCAAGCTCGACCTATCGTCGGGAATTGCTCAGCCGTCTGCACCTGCCGTTCGTCTGTAGCTCGCCGGATATCGATGAAAGCCGTCGCCCGGACGAGTCAGCCCTCGAACTGGTCAAGCGCCTCGCCGAACAAAAAGCCCGAGCCCTGGCCGCCAGCCACCCCACTCACCTGATCATCGGCTCCGACCAGGTTGCCGTACTCGGCGAGCGCATCATCGGCAAGCCCCACACCTTCGAAAAAGCCCGCGAACAACTGATGGCCGCCAGCGGCGCCAGCGTGACCTTTCTCACCGGCCTTGCCCTGCTCAACAGCCAGACCGGCCACTGCCAGGTCGACTGCGTGCCTTTTACCGTGCATATGCGCGTACTGGATCAGGCCCGCGTCGAGCGCTATCTGCACGCCGAGCAACCCTACGACTGCGCCGGCAGCTTCAAAGCCGAAGGACTGGGCGTGAGCCTGTTTCAATCCACCGAAGGACCGGACGCAACCAGCCTGATCGGCCTGCCACTGATTCGCCTGATCGACATGCTGCTGGCCGAAGGCGTACAGATTCCCTGA
- a CDS encoding HAD-IA family hydrolase, with amino-acid sequence MRPFDYKLLIFDWDGTLADSIHRIVEAMHSASGRSGFELRDDLAVKGIIGLGLPEAIRTLYPEISDAEMTLFREYYADHYIAAEAVPSPLFEGVVESMASFREQGYHLAVATGKNRRGLDRVLKANGWEDYFDITRAADETASKPHPLMLEQILAHCGVRAGQALMVGDSSFDLLMARNAGMDSVAVSYGAQSIESLQQFAPRLSIDHFSELHAWLEKQA; translated from the coding sequence GTGCGCCCATTTGATTACAAACTGCTGATTTTCGATTGGGACGGCACGCTGGCCGATTCCATTCATCGGATTGTCGAGGCAATGCACTCGGCGTCCGGGCGTTCAGGTTTCGAGTTGCGTGATGACCTTGCCGTCAAAGGCATCATCGGTCTGGGTTTGCCCGAGGCGATTCGTACCTTGTATCCGGAAATCAGCGATGCGGAAATGACCTTGTTCCGCGAGTATTACGCCGATCACTACATCGCTGCAGAAGCCGTACCCTCGCCGTTGTTCGAAGGTGTAGTCGAGTCGATGGCGTCGTTTCGCGAGCAGGGCTATCACCTGGCTGTCGCGACTGGCAAGAACCGTCGCGGTCTGGATCGGGTGCTCAAGGCCAATGGCTGGGAAGATTATTTCGATATCACCCGCGCTGCCGATGAAACTGCGAGCAAGCCGCACCCTCTGATGCTGGAGCAGATCCTTGCGCATTGCGGTGTGCGTGCCGGGCAGGCGCTGATGGTCGGCGATTCGTCCTTCGATCTGTTGATGGCGCGCAATGCGGGGATGGATTCGGTGGCGGTCAGTTATGGCGCGCAATCGATCGAATCGCTGCAGCAGTTTGCGCCGCGACTGTCGATCGACCATTTTTCCGAATTGCACGCCTGGCTGGAGAAGCAGGCCTAA
- the rluC gene encoding 23S rRNA pseudouridine(955/2504/2580) synthase RluC gives MTTTAPTTPGVQLLEVSPEYAGQRIDNFLLARLKGVPKTLIYRILRKGEVRVNKGRIKPEYKLQAGDIVRVPPVRVPERDEPVPLAQGLLQRLEASIVYEDKSLIVINKPAGIAVHGGSGLNYGVIEAFRQLRPDAKELELVHRLDRDTSGLLMIAKKRSMLRHLHAALRGDGVDKRYMALVRGNWATSIKQVRAALGKSNLRSGERMVEVDEEEGKESVTVFKVLRRFGDFATLIEAKPITGRTHQIRVHTLHAGHCIAGDTKYGDDSFSKEIRDLGGKRLFLHAYMLTVPLPDGGELKLQAPVDEMWAKTVERLSAPI, from the coding sequence ATGACGACTACTGCCCCTACGACTCCAGGCGTTCAACTGCTTGAGGTCTCGCCGGAATATGCCGGCCAACGAATCGACAATTTTCTCCTCGCCCGGCTCAAAGGTGTGCCCAAGACCTTGATTTATCGCATTTTGCGCAAAGGCGAAGTGCGCGTGAACAAAGGTCGGATCAAGCCCGAATACAAGCTGCAGGCCGGCGATATCGTGCGCGTGCCGCCGGTTCGCGTGCCTGAGCGTGACGAACCGGTGCCTTTGGCTCAAGGCCTGCTGCAGCGCCTGGAAGCCTCGATTGTCTACGAAGACAAGTCTCTGATCGTGATCAACAAGCCCGCCGGCATTGCGGTTCACGGTGGCAGCGGCCTGAATTACGGCGTTATCGAAGCCTTTCGTCAGTTGCGCCCCGATGCCAAGGAACTCGAGCTGGTTCACCGTCTCGATCGCGACACCTCCGGTCTGCTGATGATCGCCAAAAAGCGCAGCATGTTGCGCCACTTGCATGCCGCGTTGCGCGGTGACGGTGTCGACAAGCGCTACATGGCACTGGTTCGCGGCAACTGGGCGACCTCGATCAAGCAAGTCCGGGCCGCGCTCGGCAAGAGCAATCTGCGCTCCGGGGAGCGCATGGTCGAGGTCGATGAGGAGGAGGGCAAGGAGTCTGTGACCGTGTTCAAGGTCCTGCGTCGCTTTGGCGATTTTGCCACTTTGATCGAAGCCAAGCCGATCACCGGCCGCACGCACCAGATCCGCGTCCACACGTTGCACGCCGGGCACTGCATTGCCGGTGACACCAAATACGGCGATGACAGTTTCAGTAAGGAAATCCGTGATCTGGGCGGCAAGCGCCTGTTCCTGCACGCTTACATGCTGACCGTGCCGCTGCCCGATGGTGGTGAACTCAAGTTGCAGGCCCCGGTCGATGAAATGTGGGCCAAGACTGTGGAGCGATTGAGTGCGCCCATTTGA
- a CDS encoding XdhC family protein, whose translation MDSADLNVLRSVLEWRRAGQRVVLFSVVQTWGTAPRAPGAMLALREDGVVIGSVSGGCVEDDLIARLHDGRIPANGPPVQLITYGVTQEEAARFGLPCGGTLRLTEERVGDPAWVAELLDRCEAHEIVARELNIGTGEVVLRPAGKTDTLSFDGQTLRAIYGPRWRLLLIGAGQLSRYVAEMARLLDFEVLICDPRTEFVYGWEEQHGRFVPGMPDEAVLNIQTDERTAIVALTHDPRLDDMALLTALDSKAFYVGALGSRVNSRKRRENLAELGLSEAAIARLHGPIGLHIGSHSPAEIALSLLAEIVAIKNGVELKQKKTVESV comes from the coding sequence ATGGACAGCGCCGATCTAAATGTCCTGCGCAGCGTGCTCGAATGGCGCCGCGCCGGGCAACGGGTAGTGTTGTTTTCGGTGGTGCAGACCTGGGGCACCGCACCTCGGGCGCCTGGCGCGATGCTGGCGTTGCGCGAGGACGGCGTGGTGATCGGTTCGGTGTCCGGCGGTTGCGTCGAGGACGATCTGATCGCCCGGTTGCACGATGGGCGGATTCCCGCCAACGGGCCGCCGGTGCAGTTGATCACCTACGGCGTGACGCAGGAGGAAGCCGCGCGTTTCGGCCTGCCCTGCGGCGGCACTCTGCGCCTGACCGAGGAGCGGGTCGGCGATCCGGCGTGGGTTGCCGAGTTGCTGGATCGCTGCGAGGCCCATGAAATCGTCGCGCGCGAGTTGAACATCGGCACTGGCGAAGTGGTGTTGCGACCCGCCGGCAAGACCGACACCTTGAGCTTCGACGGCCAGACCCTGCGTGCCATTTACGGTCCGCGCTGGCGCTTGCTGTTGATCGGTGCCGGGCAGTTGTCACGGTATGTGGCCGAGATGGCGCGACTGCTGGATTTCGAAGTGCTGATCTGTGATCCGCGTACCGAATTCGTCTATGGCTGGGAAGAGCAGCATGGACGGTTTGTCCCCGGCATGCCCGACGAAGCGGTGCTGAATATCCAGACCGATGAGCGCACGGCGATCGTCGCGCTGACTCACGATCCACGGCTGGACGACATGGCGCTGCTCACGGCGCTCGACTCCAAAGCGTTCTATGTCGGTGCGCTGGGCTCTCGGGTCAACAGCCGCAAGCGTCGGGAAAATCTCGCTGAACTAGGCTTGTCAGAAGCGGCCATCGCCCGTTTGCACGGGCCGATCGGTTTGCATATTGGCAGCCATTCACCGGCGGAAATCGCCTTGTCGCTGTTGGCGGAGATCGTCGCGATCAAGAATGGTGTCGAGCTCAAGCAGAAGAAAACCGTGGAGAGTGTATGA
- the sppA gene encoding signal peptide peptidase SppA yields MTDEWKAPAKATADDGDAKSWKLLEKTLLAGVQEQRRSRRWGIFFKLLTFVYLFVALILFTPLMDMEKSATRGPNYTALIDVTGMIADKEPASADNIVGSLRAAFEDKKVKGVILRINSPGGSPVQSGYVYDEIKRLRGLHPDTKLYAVISDLGASGAYYIASAADQIYADKASLVGSIGVTAAGYGFVGTMEKLGVERRTYTSGEHKAFLDPFQPQKPEETAFWQSVLDTTHKQFINSVKQGRGDRLKDKDHPELFSGLVWSGEQALPLGLIDGLGNASSVARDVIGEKELVDFTVQESPFDRFSKKLGASVAEKLAMWMGFSGPSLR; encoded by the coding sequence ATGACCGACGAATGGAAAGCACCGGCCAAGGCAACTGCCGACGACGGTGATGCGAAAAGCTGGAAGCTGCTGGAGAAGACACTGCTGGCTGGCGTGCAGGAGCAGCGTCGGTCGCGGCGCTGGGGCATTTTCTTCAAGTTGCTGACCTTTGTTTATCTGTTTGTTGCGTTGATTCTGTTCACGCCGTTGATGGACATGGAAAAAAGCGCCACTCGCGGTCCGAACTACACCGCACTGATCGACGTCACCGGCATGATTGCCGATAAAGAGCCTGCCAGCGCCGACAATATTGTCGGTAGTCTGCGCGCGGCGTTTGAGGACAAGAAGGTCAAGGGCGTGATCCTGCGCATCAACAGTCCGGGCGGAAGTCCGGTGCAGTCGGGTTATGTGTATGACGAGATCAAGCGCCTGCGCGGTCTGCATCCGGATACCAAGCTGTACGCGGTGATTTCCGACCTGGGCGCTTCCGGTGCCTATTACATCGCCAGCGCGGCGGATCAGATCTATGCCGACAAGGCCAGTCTGGTGGGTTCCATTGGCGTGACGGCGGCCGGTTATGGGTTTGTCGGCACCATGGAGAAGCTTGGCGTCGAGCGTCGCACCTATACCTCCGGCGAACACAAGGCGTTCCTCGACCCGTTCCAGCCGCAGAAGCCGGAAGAAACGGCGTTCTGGCAGAGCGTGCTGGATACCACGCACAAGCAGTTCATCAACAGCGTCAAGCAAGGGCGTGGCGATCGCTTGAAAGACAAGGATCATCCGGAGTTGTTCTCCGGGCTGGTCTGGTCTGGCGAACAGGCGCTGCCGCTGGGGTTGATCGATGGGCTGGGTAATGCCAGTTCGGTGGCGCGCGACGTGATTGGCGAAAAGGAACTGGTGGACTTCACCGTTCAGGAATCGCCGTTCGACCGCTTTTCGAAGAAGCTGGGTGCCAGCGTTGCCGAGAAACTGGCAATGTGGATGGGTTTCAGCGGCCCGTCGTTACGCTGA
- the rne gene encoding ribonuclease E, protein MKRMLINATQPEELRVALVDGQRLYDLDIESGAREQKKANIYKGRITRIEPSLEAAFVDFGSERHGFLPLKEISREYFKKAPEGRVNIKDVLSEGQEVIVQVEKEERGNKGAALTTFISLAGRYLVLMPNNPRAGGISRRIEGEERNELREALNGLVAPADMGLIVRTAGLGRSSEEMQWDLDYLLQLWTAIKEASLDRSAPFLIYQESNVIIRAIRDYLRQDIGEVLIDSVEAQDEALTFIRQVMPQYASKIKLYEDSVPLFNRFQIESQIETAFQRVVELPSGGSIVIDPTEALVSIDINSARATKGSDIEETALQTNLEAAEEIARQLRLRDIGGLIVIDFIDMTPAKNQRAVEEKVRECLEADRARVQIGRISRFGLLEMSRQRLRPSLGESSGIVCPRCSGTGIIRDVESLSLAILRLIEEEALKDRTAEVRAQVPIPVAAFLLNEKRNSITKIELRTRARIVILPNDHLETPHFEVQRLRDDSPEAATNQSSYEIAAAAADVEDVQPAAATRTLVRQEAAVKTAPSRANAPVPTEVAAPAPAPAPVAAPEPSLFKGLVKSLVSLFATKEEPVAPVVVEKPATERPARNEERRNGRQQSRNRNGRRDEERKPREERAPREERAPREPREERQPREVREPRESRDEAPTARAERAPRAPREERAPRAPREDRKPRGEREERVRELREPLDAAPAVAAAATAEERPARQPREERAPRPAREERQPRAEQAAAAVAEEETNINEEQLPEDGSENAEGDRPRRRSRGQRRRSNRRERQRDANGNVIEGSEESESGENAQAPSTADLAAGLAVTAAVASTVISAPAEAQAHEQAERATAATLETAPAEAPVVEATTPVEVVAAPEVEVAPAREAQPLVEAAAEPAVTFEAPAAVEESVVETVAETVTETVREVREEQTAFNWVAEPAVAETPAPVVQAPAVEEAKAVEPAVVAEPAPVVEAPAVEAPVVAEAPAPVVEAAPLVAPVSALTPSGRAPNDPREVRRRKREEERLQKEAELAAAAAAAPTAEVIEAAPAPVAEEVAVEAVIAEAPRSVQEAVEQHEEAQEKEHEPKPLV, encoded by the coding sequence ATGAAAAGAATGCTGATTAACGCAACTCAACCCGAAGAGTTGCGTGTTGCACTGGTAGATGGCCAGCGCCTCTACGACCTGGACATCGAATCCGGTGCACGCGAGCAGAAAAAGGCCAACATCTATAAGGGCCGCATCACTCGCATCGAACCAAGCCTTGAGGCTGCCTTTGTCGATTTCGGCTCCGAGCGCCACGGCTTCCTGCCCCTCAAAGAAATCTCCCGCGAATACTTCAAGAAAGCCCCTGAAGGCCGCGTCAACATCAAGGACGTCCTGAGCGAAGGCCAGGAAGTCATCGTCCAGGTCGAAAAAGAAGAACGTGGCAACAAGGGCGCAGCCCTGACCACCTTCATCAGCCTGGCCGGTCGTTACCTCGTTCTGATGCCGAACAACCCGCGTGCCGGCGGCATCTCCCGCCGCATCGAAGGCGAAGAGCGCAACGAACTGCGTGAAGCCCTGAACGGTCTGGTCGCTCCAGCCGACATGGGCCTGATCGTGCGCACTGCTGGCCTTGGCCGCAGCAGCGAAGAAATGCAGTGGGACCTCGATTACCTGCTGCAACTCTGGACCGCCATCAAGGAAGCCTCGCTGGATCGTTCCGCGCCGTTCCTGATCTACCAGGAAAGCAACGTCATCATCCGCGCCATCCGCGACTACCTGCGCCAGGACATCGGCGAAGTGCTGATCGACAGCGTTGAAGCCCAGGACGAAGCCCTGACCTTCATCCGCCAGGTGATGCCGCAGTACGCCAGCAAGATCAAGCTGTACGAAGACAGCGTTCCGCTGTTCAACCGCTTCCAGATCGAAAGCCAGATCGAGACCGCTTTCCAGCGCGTCGTCGAACTGCCGTCCGGCGGCTCTATCGTCATCGATCCGACCGAAGCCCTGGTGTCCATCGACATCAACTCGGCACGCGCCACCAAAGGCAGCGACATCGAAGAAACCGCCCTGCAGACCAACCTGGAAGCGGCCGAAGAAATCGCCCGTCAGTTGCGCCTGCGCGACATCGGCGGCCTGATCGTCATCGACTTCATCGACATGACCCCTGCCAAGAACCAGCGCGCCGTGGAAGAGAAAGTCCGCGAATGCCTGGAAGCCGACCGCGCCCGTGTGCAGATCGGCCGCATCTCGCGCTTCGGCCTGCTGGAAATGTCCCGTCAGCGCCTGCGTCCTTCGCTCGGCGAAAGCAGCGGCATCGTCTGCCCGCGCTGCAGCGGCACCGGCATCATCCGTGACGTCGAATCGCTCTCTCTGGCGATCCTGCGCTTGATCGAAGAAGAAGCCCTGAAAGACCGCACCGCCGAAGTTCGCGCTCAAGTGCCGATCCCGGTGGCCGCGTTCCTGCTCAACGAAAAACGCAACTCGATCACCAAGATCGAATTGCGCACCCGCGCCCGCATCGTCATCCTGCCGAACGATCACCTCGAAACCCCGCATTTCGAAGTTCAGCGCCTGCGTGACGACAGCCCGGAAGCCGCGACCAACCAGTCCAGCTACGAAATCGCTGCCGCTGCCGCCGATGTCGAAGACGTCCAGCCAGCCGCCGCGACCCGCACCCTGGTTCGCCAGGAAGCCGCGGTCAAGACCGCTCCGTCCCGCGCCAACGCTCCGGTTCCGACCGAAGTCGCCGCGCCGGCCCCGGCACCTGCTCCGGTTGCCGCGCCAGAACCAAGCCTGTTCAAAGGCTTGGTGAAGTCGCTGGTCAGCCTGTTCGCCACCAAGGAAGAGCCTGTTGCGCCGGTTGTGGTTGAAAAACCTGCCACCGAGCGTCCGGCCCGCAACGAAGAGCGTCGCAACGGTCGTCAGCAGAGCCGCAACCGTAACGGTCGCCGCGATGAAGAACGCAAGCCGCGCGAAGAACGTGCACCGCGTGAAGAACGCGCCCCACGTGAGCCGCGTGAAGAGCGTCAACCACGCGAAGTCCGCGAGCCACGCGAATCCCGTGACGAAGCACCGACAGCCCGCGCAGAACGCGCACCGCGCGCGCCTCGTGAAGAACGTGCACCACGTGCCCCGCGTGAAGATCGCAAGCCACGTGGCGAGCGTGAAGAACGCGTACGCGAACTGCGCGAGCCTCTGGATGCCGCTCCCGCCGTTGCTGCCGCCGCCACCGCTGAAGAGCGTCCGGCCCGTCAGCCGCGTGAAGAACGTGCGCCACGTCCTGCGCGTGAAGAGCGTCAGCCGCGCGCCGAACAGGCCGCTGCCGCTGTCGCCGAAGAAGAGACCAACATTAACGAAGAGCAACTGCCGGAAGACGGTTCGGAGAACGCCGAAGGCGATCGTCCACGCCGCCGCTCCCGTGGTCAGCGTCGTCGCAGCAACCGTCGCGAACGTCAGCGTGATGCCAATGGCAACGTGATCGAAGGTTCGGAAGAATCCGAGTCCGGCGAAAACGCTCAAGCGCCAAGCACTGCCGATCTGGCCGCTGGTCTGGCTGTTACCGCTGCTGTTGCCAGCACCGTGATCAGCGCTCCGGCTGAAGCTCAGGCCCATGAACAAGCTGAACGCGCCACCGCTGCCACTCTGGAAACTGCTCCAGCAGAAGCGCCGGTCGTTGAAGCAACCACTCCGGTAGAAGTAGTTGCCGCTCCGGAAGTCGAAGTGGCTCCGGCTCGCGAAGCTCAGCCCCTGGTTGAAGCGGCCGCTGAACCAGCGGTGACCTTCGAAGCACCAGCCGCAGTCGAAGAGTCGGTTGTCGAGACCGTCGCTGAAACCGTGACCGAAACCGTTCGTGAAGTTCGCGAAGAACAGACCGCTTTCAACTGGGTCGCCGAGCCGGCTGTCGCTGAAACACCAGCGCCAGTGGTCCAAGCGCCTGCTGTTGAAGAAGCCAAGGCTGTCGAGCCAGCAGTGGTTGCCGAACCGGCACCGGTCGTTGAAGCCCCAGCGGTTGAAGCGCCAGTGGTCGCCGAAGCACCTGCCCCGGTAGTTGAAGCGGCTCCACTTGTCGCCCCGGTCAGCGCCCTGACCCCAAGCGGCCGCGCACCTAACGACCCGCGTGAAGTGCGTCGTCGCAAGCGTGAAGAAGAGCGTCTGCAGAAGGAAGCGGAACTGGCTGCCGCTGCCGCCGCTGCTCCAACTGCCGAAGTGATCGAGGCAGCGCCTGCCCCGGTCGCTGAAGAAGTTGCCGTTGAAGCCGTGATTGCCGAAGCTCCACGCTCCGTTCAGGAAGCGGTCGAGCAACACGAAGAGGCCCAGGAAAAAGAACACGAGCCTAAACCCCTCGTCTGA